From the genome of Canis lupus baileyi chromosome 4, mCanLup2.hap1, whole genome shotgun sequence:
TGGATTAGCCAACCAATGGTTTCTGCCATAAGGActagttaaactttttttttttaagattttatttatttattcatgagaatacacaaagaagagaaagagagaggcagggacacaggcagagggagaagcaggctccattcagaaagcctgacgtgggactcgatcccggatctccaggatcacaccctgggctgcaggtggcactaaaccagtgagccaccggCACTGCCCAGGACTAGTTAAATTATGGTACAACTGAATACTATATAGCATTATGTATCACTAAAAAGAATGAAGGGGATATCCACAAGTAAAGAATAAACTATAATATTTTGTAAAGTGACAAAAGCAAGGTGCAAAATTGTAtatagatgccttttgtttatttatttttttactttttatttttttaactttttatttttttaactttttatttttttaagatttttatttatttattcatgagagacacacagagagagagagaggcagagacacaggcagagggagaagcaggctccatgcagggagcccgatgtgggacttgatcccaggtatctaggatcaggccctgggctgaaggcaacactaaaccgctgagccacccggggtgccctgcCTTTTGTTTAAAAAGGGGTAGTCAGGGTAGGAGGGAGACTTATTTTCCCCATATACCCTTCTGTGctgtttggaattttttaaatagtatgtaCATCAAGAGCCTATAATCCTGCATCCATTCCAGATAACTTCTATAACATTTGCTGTAGTTCATTTCAGGCTGAGTTGTTATGTAAATAACTGGAATGTATGCAGATTATGTATAGGAACTATCATGCACATTTTCCTCTCCTCATTTGTCACGTGCACTGAGTTTCCGTTTCCGTAATGCTGCCTCTCATTAAGTTGTGCTCTCTCTGCTTCACCTCCCCTCTTCCCTAATTCTTTGACCTAttcactcttcctctgcctttcctttAGTGCCCCCGTCCCTTTCACAGTTGTGCCCCAGTATACAGTTGTGCCCAGTGCTACTAAAATGTTGAGCCTGGCCTTCACTGGACCTAAGGAAATGCTTGGCAGGTCACAAAGAGGTATGAAGGGTTAAGGGGTGAGCATTTTGCCAGTAGGGGAAGAGCCATGTCAGGGAGGCCAGGACCAATTCCAGCAATTAGAATTCTAGTATTTTTTGATGCCTATCATGTGCCAAGTAATGCGCTAGGGGTTTGTAGACAGTATCATTTATGTTCTTCCCAATAATACCACAAAATAGTTTTCTTTGAGAAACCCATATGTCCTGGTTTGCCTGGAACAGTCATGGTGTATGCCTATTGTCCTGGCAACCCCTTTTACTCTCAAAAGGTTTGGATAAAAAATTGTATAGTCACCCTAACTATCCTGGTTTTAAAAGTGAGGATATTAAGGTTTAGAGAGGTAAAGTGATCTGCCCAAGGTTATACAACTGGCAAATGATAGGGCTAAAATTCAAACTCTGGTGTCTATGGCTCtatatggtttatttatttattttttaaagattttatttattttttcatgagagacacaaggagagagagagaaagaggcagagacacaggcagagggagaaggagggtccctgcaaggagcccgatgtgggactcgatcctgggactccaggatcaggccctgggctggaggcaggtgctaaacctctgagccacccaggctgccctctataTGGTTTATATGGACTGAAATGTGTTCCCTCCAAATCCACACATTGAGACCTTAATCCCCAAGGTGACAGTGTTTGGAGATGGGCCTTGAAGAGTTCATAAAGGTTAAATGGGGTCATAAGACTGGGATCTAATTCCATAGGGCTGGTGGCcttagaagaggaggaggagatacCAGAGCTAGCTCtccctgccatgtgaggacatggcgAGAATGCAgctatctgcaagccaggaagagcaATCTTACCAAGAACTGAATCAGCCAGCACTATGgccttggactttccagcctccagaactatgagaactgggagaaataaatattttttaagccctccagtctgtgatattttgttatagcaggcTGTCATTTCCATGCTCCTTCCACTCACCATGCTGGAGATGGGCCTCTTCACTCAGGGCCAGTGTGAGTCAGTGACAGGTTCTGGCCTACATTTATTCCTTCCATTTCGTGTTCCTTGAACCTAGGCCAAGGGTGGATCCATTACCCTCTTCCCTAAACTGAAGCAGGCAGCTTGTGGTCACTCCCTGTATCAGTGTGTTCTAATCAGGAGAAAGAAACCACACCATAATTGGAACaaggaaagtttaaaaatcatGAGTCTGTGATGAGGCATTGGCTAGTAAGAAGTAAAGAGAATTTTGAAGAATATAGAAACAGCAGATACAAGGAGCAGCCATTGCTGGTAAGGCCAAGGTAGTAACATAGGGTATTACACAGAGAAGAATCCCCTAAGCCCCATCCTAGCCTGAGATCCAGGCCTTGTGGCCCACAGAATGGCAGAGAAATGGCTATGATGCCAGGCTGGTGGAACTTGCTAGACATCCATCCTCCAGCTGGAAAATTTCCCTCTGGGGTACTGGAAAAAGCTATTTACAGAGAGGCACTTCACCGAAGGCACTCTGCTATTGAAAGTACACAAGGGAGGATAGACACAAGGAAGGTGCTAGGCTGCTAGGTGCTGCTGGTCCCTGAACACAGCAGGAGCCTGGTGCTGAGGTAGCCGTTCTCAGAAGATGGGCGTGGGGCAACCACTCACATTGCAAGGGTCTGGCAAGTGAGCACACTGGAACCAGGAAGGAAAACCGTTCCCCTTTCAGGGTCTTCCCAGAACTTTTACTGAGAAGTTTTAACATCCTGCcagaaggcaaagggaaaaaaaaaatttaaagagtccAGATTCATCTTCATAGAGCAAACAAAAAGGATGAATTGGAGGTGAGACAATAAATCAATCAtgagcacacttttttttttttaaatttttatttatttatgatagtcacatcacagagagagacacaggcagagggagaagcaggctccatgcaccgggagcccgacgtgggattcgatctcgggtctccaggatcgcgccctgggccaaaggcaggcgctaaaccgctgcgccacccagggatccctgagcacACTTTCTTAAAGAAGTTTCATGTAATGAGACTATAGTTTTCCTCAACCAGTGGTTCCCCAAACCAAGCAGAGGAGGGGGACTAAAAGTATACCTGGAGAATAAGGGGCAGTGAATCTAGGGTGAAGCCTAGAAGTCTGGGTTGTTAATAAGATGTCCAAGCAGTTCTGTTGATGAGGGATATCTTTGAAACTACTCAGACCGGACCCCTCCGGCAGGTTCCTTGGATGTTCCAAGGGGAGAGCCCCCTCACCCCAAGCTCGTGTGTAtggagaggggtgtgtgtgtgtgtgtgtgtctgaagtTCCGAGTCTCCGCATGGCTGTCTCTGTAAGTGTCCTTCATCTGTCTTCACCCAAGGCTGTGGATCTCATAtcctcctccacctctctctgtgcctgcctCTCAAGCCCACTCTCATCTTCCGTCTTgttgttccctctgcctccctccttccccagtaGCTCATCTTCACCAGATGAACGTGTGCTCTCCACCCTTGACTCAGATTACTTCTTCCCGAAGCCCCAACACACTCCAGTCTGTTAGAGACCCTTCCTCGGCTCCCACGATACAGCCCCTCTAACACAGCGTTTTCACCGCCTGCTTCCTTGGCTCCCTAGGAGGCGAGGTCTTTTTCACTAGTGCATCTTGGCTACCTAGCACCGTGCTGGCTCAAGGCTGGGACTCACTTACATCAATAAATGGGATTGTCCCTTTAGGGAGGGGCGGAGTCTGTCGTCTTcactgcggggggtgggggtggggctggcatTCCCAGCCTCTAATACTCGCCTGGCACGAAGCAGGTGGTCTAAAAATGGCCAGTAGGCCTTGGAGGCCGGCCCAGCGCGGGGCGGACGAGCGGGGAGTCCCCGGCCCCTACCGCGGGAAAGGAGGCGCGGCCGCCAGCGGCAGTCAGGTGGCTCTCcgcccgcgggggcgggggcggggcctggcgggcggggcggggcctggcgggagggggcggggcctggagggcggggcggggcctggagggcggggcggggcctggagggcggggcggggcctggagggcggggcggggcctggcgggagggggcggccctCCCCCGCGCCCAGCCCCGGAAACACAGCCGCGCCAGCGCTCGGAGCCGGCCGAAgcttcgccgccgccgccgccgcccgccatCCACAGCCATGCCGGTGAGTGCCCGCTCCCGACCCCGCAGACGCGGCCCCCGCCTGCGCCCCGGCTGCACCGCGCATCGGCCGCACGTCGCTCTTCACGGGCCCAGGCCGCAGCCGGAGCTCTTGCCTCTCTtcccgctccctccctccccgtctACTCCCGGCTTCCGCGACCCTCCAGAAAATCCCTCCAGATGCGAAAGGGGCTTGATGTAGGAGTCAGGCCTCCGGACATCGGAGCGGCAGGGCCTCCAGTGGTTACAAGCCCAGCCCTTCCCAGCACAGacgagggaaactgaggcccagcgaAGGGCCGAGTCGCTGAGCTCATCCGGGGAGCGAGCCTGTGGCGAACTGGAACTGGGACGGCCAGTCCCTGCGCCTTCCCCCCGCTTGCCCCTGTTGCCCCTGTTGCCCCTGTCGGCTGAGCCGGCCAGAAgcggggagtgggggaggggtggggtggctgTCGCCGCCTGGATGGGGCACGTTTTCAGAGACCCgtggtttcctttccttcctcttgccTACTCTGGCCCATTTTCACTTCAGCCCTGGGCGACGCTGAATGGAGACAGTGCTTTTAACCTTTCCTACCGATCACTTTCCGACCCTGAACCTATGAGCCCATGGGAGGTTAAGGGACCTGCTCACACTTGCCAGTTGCTCAAAGACAGAGTTTGGGGAGGAATGAGTAGGTCTTAGGCGCCTTTGCCGCTCACTCAGGCTTAATGCACATACATGGTTGCTCAGGAcctcattttgtagataagaaatTCAGGACTTTTGcagataagaaaggaaaaagcccAGTAACTTACTCATGGTCTCCTTGAGGCACTGAGTAGGGCTAGGATTAAGCCCCTTATCTTCAGGCTCCCAGTCTCTTCTGGCCTGACCACTTGGGAAATAAATGCCAGACAAAAGTCGTTATACCGGATTGAAAGTAAGCTGTGATGCCAAGTATATCCTGTAGATCCTAGTTGGGGTCATGTGGTGTTGAGCGATTTCCCCCAGAGTGCCTAGTTTATGGCTCTGATTCAAGGGGATACCCAGAGGTGTTCCACAGATGCCCTGTGTCTTAGCAGCCTAGCTTTGGGGAGCTGACACGTAAGCCAGTGGCCCCCTGGGCCAACCCACAACCATCTCAGGTGTCCTTTCCCTTGGGGCTTGCCAGGTGCCTTGAGACAAATCCTCAGACAACACAAGTATGGACAAAGAACCTAACAGAATCGGCCCTCCTCCTTGAGCAAATCTGCCTGTGGCAATGTTAAGAGGACAACATTAATCACCCTGGGACTGAGATAGTCACCAGGTGTTTGTAGAGGGTGGCAGTGAAGCAAAGGCCAGCTTGAGGATCACTCTATTGACAAGCTAGAGACCCTCCAGAGCAGATGGTCAGAATGAAGAGGGTACTTGGCACCATATCACAAGATGAGCAACTGAAGAAAGGAGGGTATTAGTCAAGGGCCGTGGTCAAAACTGGTCAGTGTGTCACCCGAGAGGTTTCTCAGACAAAAACTTGGAATCTCAGAGGCCTCTTTGAAAAAATCTGTGCCCTTGCTtgccagctgggtgaccttgggcaagctgctttatctctctgtgccttgatttcatcatctgtaaaatggggataaaagcTGTGATCTCAAAGGACTATTGTTAGTATTATCTGGAAGAATGCCAGTAAAATATGTAGCATATAGTCACTGATGTTGCTAGTTCGCAAGAAATGTTAGCTCTCGTGTAGACCAAAGACAAGTGTGTAGAACTACAGGCAGGCAGGTGTTAATCCCATTTTAACAAGGACCACGGTGGTTAAAAGTTTAGGCTTCGGAGACATTTTCAGTATAGGCCCTGGCTCCTCACTAGCTGTGTCACCCTGAGTGAGTGCCCTAACCTCTGAATCTCAAACCCTTGTGTGTCAAGGGATAATAACACCCATCTCATGGGAACCTTGTGGTGATTAAACCAGGTAATGCACACAGAGTGTTTAGAACAATATCTGGCATGTAGTCCACATTCAAATATTAGTATTAGTAAACCCGACTGACATTGTGTCAAAGATTAAATATCCGGGATATTTGAGAATTCCTTCTCTGGGAGGGGGCTGGACAGCCACCCCACTGCATTTCTGCCCTTCCAGTTCTGAGATTCTATTAAAGAATTGCAGTTTACTGGGCTTTTTCATGGCTTTAAAGGACATGTCTTAGAGGTGACAGACCAGTCTGAGGCTATGAGGGGCTGAGGCAACAGGGGATTGGGATTCTCTGTAAAGAATGGGTTACTCTATCCATGAAGTAGATTTTCTACCACCCTCAAATTGACTTGTGCAAGTCTGAGGGGAAGAGCACAGAATTGTAACTTTTGCCACCCAGACGCCGCTTCCTGGTTTCTGACCTCTGTACTATGGAGGATGAAAGGAGACCCGCTCTCTGTAGGCAGCGGCAGAAAGCTTCACATATTCTGTTGACTTAGGTTCTTGGGCAGCATAAACTTGCATTTCTTCACAAGCTGTCCCACTCCCAGAGCTCCTGCTGAGAGTCAGGGTCGCAGGGTGGCAGCTGGCAGTGCTGTTGGCTGCTCCACAACTAGCAAAATGTCCCTCGAGCCAGGAAGGCCTGGGTTCATATCCTCAGCACAGACTCGCTCCATAACTGTGAGCAGCTCAGTGAACCCCTGGGAACTTCAATTTCCTTTGGAGTAAAATAGGGTCTCGAGCTCCCTTTCCAAGCCAAGTGAGAACTAATTTAAAATACCATATACTGAGCATTTGGCACAGAGGTGCACTCAGACACAATAGATTTAGGCCTTATATTGGTCTTACAAACCCTCTAAAGCTTTGGGtgggttgggacgcctgggtggctcagcagtttagcgtctgccttgggctcagggcgcatgatcccagggccctgggatcgagtcccacatcggggtccctacgaggagcctgcttctttctctgttatgtccctgcctctctctctctgtgtctcatgaataaataaataaaatctttaaaaaaaagctttggatGGGTATATGCAGGTGCAAACTGTTGACAAATCTGGATTGTCTGCTGGTTATTCTAGAGCAGGAGTCACcacactttttcttaaagggtCAGGTAAATACTTTAAGTGCTTGAGGCTTCATGAACCATGTGGTCCCTTACaattactcaactctgccattccAGGAAAAATCAACAGTGTCTTTTGTGACCTGGCCTTAGAAGTCACATGATGTAATTTAAGCCATATTCTACTGGACACACAGAGCAACCCTGAGACATTGTGGAATGGGATTTCCTAAGGGCATAAATCAGGAGGTAGAGGTCACTGGGGCCATCTTGCATGCTGGCTCCCATACTTACAATGTTCATCCCACTCACTAACCTAGAGAAAGGACTCTCGTCCCCGTTTTGCAGATGTAGAAACCAAGGCAAAGAGGGGTTGAATAACTTACTCATGGTCATACAGCTTGCCAGAGTTGGGAACTGAGGCCGGTCTTATttccagagattttattttatttattttattttattttattttatttttttaaagattttatttatttattcatagacacagagagaaagaggcagagacacaggcagagggagaagcaggctccatgcagggagcctgatgtgggactcgatcctgggaccccaggatcacaccccaggctgcaggcggcgccaaaccgctgcgccactggggctgccccagagattttaaaatagatgTATTGGTATAGAAACCTTTGTCTGAAAGCAAAGGAAGGACCCAGAGTTCCTCAACCAGTTGTGTCAATCATCTCTTCACTCAACAAAATGTAGTAAgcacccactctgtgccaggcgcTGTTCAAGTATCGGGTCGCAGCAGTGAATTCAACAAAGCTTGCCTTAAGGCCCTTGGACACTATAGGATGTTGAGCCTGTACGAAGAGTCCAGGAGTCTGGGTTCCCTTACTGGCCCAGCCTCCACCCCGCTGGGAGACCTGGCACATCCCTTCTCGTCCCAGGACTCGGGTGCTGCCTCTGACAGCATGTGGATGAGAACAGTGATCTCTGTGTATCAGAATGCCAGAGAAACTTATTAGCCATAATAGACACTCCAGCCCAGACTTGTGGATCAGAACTTGTAGTTTTCTCAAGTTCCTGGATGATTCTAATGCATAAGATGATCTTCTGATGCATAAATAAGACCACCAGATCAGCATTGCTCAGAGTCCATGGGCCTACTCAAATCACAGTTATCAGTGGTCTTGAGACAAACCCTGTAGCTCAAGAATCAAGATTTTGAAGGTCAGACTAGacaccaacattttatttttattattgatttatttatttttaaatatttattcatgagagacagagaggcagagacataggcaaagggagaaagaagcaggctccccacggggagcccattatggggcttgatcctgggactccaggatcacgccctgagctgaaggcagatgctcaactactgagccacccaggtgtcctgggattATCTCATTCAATACAACCTGTGAGATGGAGAAACCCTTACTTAACTCCACTTTCCAGTTTAAGAGAGTGGGGCTCAGAAAGAAGCTACTGGTGAGTCTGAGGACAGCCAGATCTTGCCCTGTCTCTGCTTTCTGTCTTGGCCTCTAGGTGGGCCTGCATGCTGGTGGAGTGTGTGTGTCATGCTGAAGGACTTGCTTATGGTcccctttgtttattttagaagcaCGAGTTCTCTGTGGACATGACCTGTGAAGGATGCTCTAACGCGGTCAGTCGGGTGCTCAACAAGCTGGGAGGTGAGTGAGTGGCCCTCGGTTAGGGGTGAGGTTGGGGAGGCCGAGGCACTTAAATCATGTTCAAATACTTGCAGACATGGATCAGGAGAAGCTTGAGTTAAAGCTGCTAATAACAGTAAAACTAAAATGTATTGagtaggggattcctgggtggcttggtggttgagtgtctgccttctgctcagggtgtgatcccagggtccgggatcaagtcccacatcaggctccctatgaggagcctgcttctctctctgcctgtgtctctgcctctcttctctgtgtctcttatgaataaataaataaaatcttaaaaatatatatattgagtaCTTAGCATGTGCCCTTTACTCTGCCTGGTGTGGTTTCTGTGAACCACATCATCTGTTCCTCACCACAGCCATTTAGGTTGCTTCTTGGACTATCTCCATCCTCAGCAAGAggaactgaagttcagagaggttaagcaacttagCTGAGATcacacagtaagtggcagagctgggatttgccACAGTCTAGCTCAGAGTCCTGGCAGCACTAGTTAATGTGTTGGTGATCTTCAGTGTGATAATTTTGCATATGCTACATTTGAGTGTCATTTTCTATTAACATTTagaaaattgtaatattttaagaaataaactttgaCTCGAGTCATGTGCAAAACTCCTAAAGCACCTCTTCTGgacatatttagaaaatcatTATTCTCATCCAGCCCCCTTGGTTCTCAGCTGGGGAGACTGAGGTCTGGCCCTGGGTTTCCGAGAGGTAATGACTGAGATATGACCAGTGTTCTGATAGTGCtaagattttcacttttaaaacccTAGatagcggggatccctgggtggctcagcggtttagcgcctgcctttggcccagggcatgatcctagagtcccaggattgagtcccacatcgggctcccagcatggagtggagcctgcttttccctctgcctgtgtctctgcccctctctttctgtgtgtctctcatgaataaataaataaaatcttaaaaaaaaaaaaaaaaacctagatagggggcacctgggtggctcagtggttgagtgtttgcctttggctcaggttatgatcccagggtgctgggatcaagtcccacattgggttccccgcagggagcctgcttctccctctgcctgtgtctctgcctctctctccctgatgaataaataaaatcttaaaaaaataaataaaataaagattttatttatttattcatgagagccccagagagagaggcagagacacaggcagagggagaagcacgctccatgcagggagcctgacgtgggacttgattccaggtcttcaggatcaggccctgggctgaaagcggcgttaaaccgctgagccacctggcctacccccccttttctttctttcttttcttttcttttcttttcttttcttttcttttcttttcttttcttttcttttcttttctttcttttcttttcttttctccttccttccttccttccttccttccttccttccttccttccttccttccttccttcctttctttctttctttctttctttctttctagaaataaaatctttaaagaagaaaaacaacccTAGATAATACCCAGATTTCAAAGGCCTTCCACATGGACTTGATCTCATTAGCACTTCAATCTCTGAGCTGGCCTTTCCGTCTGTGGAATGGGAGTGTTGACACCAGAGCCCAggaggggaagtgacttgcccaaagtgaGTCAATGGCTGGTTTCTAGTCATGGAAATCATAATCTTAATTTGAAAGTCTGAAGCAGCGGGGAAAACCTAGCTGCTGGCTTGCCGTGTGACTGCAGCTTCTTCTCCCTGGGGCCTATTTCCCCAGCTGTGGTATGGGCGTGTCAGCCTATGTTAGCTTCTGCCGTGGATACCGTAAGAGGAAAACTGCTCAGGGGCCCCTCCAATATGAAGTGGCACATTCTGGATGAAGTGAGGAGTGCAGGTGGGCCTGCTTTCACTCTTGATGACTTGAGAACACCTGACCAGGAGTCTGGGCTGTAAGCAACAGTTTAAAACCCACTGGGTTAGATGATCCTAGAGTTTCTTCCAGGTTTATGATGCCGCCAAAATATTTATTCCAAAGAGGAGGGagacacttctttttcttttcctattttttttttgtattttttttattggagtttgatttgccaacatatagtatataacacctggtgctcatcccatcaagtgccaagGAGGGAGAAACTTCTGaaccaaaagacaaaaatccaGTGTGTAAGGacacattatgttttttttttctccctcagtgTCTGTTAGGTACAAATTCAGACATTCTGTACTGTGGGCTTTTTAAGGCTCTTTGATGTTTGGGGAATCTCCCTTTGACCTTGGATAGATGGCCCCATCTTTTACCACTGTCCCTACTTGGGTAGCCTTTTGAGGTGGGTCAGAAGGGCTTTCTGAGTTGGGGCCTTAGATGAGCAGTGCTGAGCCTGAGGAATCACAGCTGATGGCCTGTGTGAACCGGATAGATCACAGGTGCTGACCACCCCCAATTCCTTCatgtacagatggggaaactgaggcccatttTGGGCAGGCTTGTGGTCATCCAGCAAGTCAGTGATGAAGCCAGGCCTAGAACCTATCACGGCCTCTCCCTCTGGATCCCATCGTCTCCACAAGATGGCATCTCTAGCTATTCCCATGTACTGGTCTGTGGGGAGGGAAAAGCTTGAAATTGACATAGCCCTTTAGGGTGGTTTTATaatatcaacatttaaaatgtgCCCATCGGTTGCTCACAATTTCCATTCTGTAAATTCATGGTATAGAAATATTTTCACAAGTTTTATAGGATGTGTTCAagtatgtttactgtagcattgtGTGATAATCCGCAGTGTGGACGTCCCATACATCTACTCGATCCCCTGCTGAGGGACACTGAGGTTGCTGCTTCGAATTTTGCTCTATTATCACACAACAATTACTTTTCACTTGTCTGTCTGAGAGAAAGACTGGGTAGATGCTGTGCTGTTCATAGTGACTTCTGGAGATAGGAGAGAGTAGGGGGCCTTCCACTTTCCAGTTTTATTCAgcaatgtttgcttttttttttcccccccaatggTGTGTATTGttacttttgaaattaaaaagaagagaaaacttaaaagaaGCCCCAGTCTCaagcaggggttggcaaactatagtCTATGGGCCAAATCTAgcccacattctttttttgtacCGCTGAGAatggtttttaacatttttaaaggggtGTAAAAgcaatacacacagagagaagaataTGTAGCTGAGTACATTTGGCCCCAGAATGCCTAAAACATGACTTTGGCCCTTTATAGGAAGAATGTGCTGATATCTGGCATGGAGGAAAGGGGAAGGTGGTTGTGAATAAGAATTCTGGAGCCAGCATTCTTTCTTGCCCCAACTGGGAGGGTCTCTGCTTCCTCCCCACACACCCTACTTCCTTTTCCTGCAGGAGTTGAGTTTGACATTGACCTGCCCAACAAGAAGGTCTGCATCAACTCTGAGCACAGCGTGGACATTCtgctggagaccctggagaaAACAGGAAAGGC
Proteins encoded in this window:
- the ATOX1 gene encoding copper transport protein ATOX1 isoform X1, producing MPKHEFSVDMTCEGCSNAVSRVLNKLGGVEFDIDLPNKKVCINSEHSVDILLETLEKTGKAVSYLGPK